From Paraflavitalea devenefica, the proteins below share one genomic window:
- a CDS encoding sialidase family protein encodes MAGSYASMRIPALVLTKQGTLLAFCEGRVGTASDWAEMDMLMRRSTDGGKTWEPMVVIAPRQGMMPTSNATPIVDANGTIHLLYQRGYANAYYTKSADDGKTWSPAVDITYAFEAFKPEYNWQVLAPGPGHSIQLINGRLLVPVWICDPAKLTPHKSHYPSRVATIYSDDTGRTWKRGAILPDTGIKNPSETMAVQLEDGRVMLNIRHSGDSHRRGVSYSPDGISGWTVPVLDTALYEPVCMASIIRVNDKGRSALLFSNPDTRLAPKPPRKNLTVKLSYDDGQNWPIQQVIDTSFAGYSDLAVDKEGTVYCLYETNTVGQGWNYSLVLKRFTVDWIKKRKK; translated from the coding sequence GTGGCCGGTTCCTATGCCTCCATGCGTATTCCCGCCCTCGTGCTCACCAAACAGGGCACGCTGCTAGCCTTCTGTGAAGGAAGGGTAGGCACTGCCAGCGACTGGGCCGAAATGGATATGCTCATGCGCCGTAGCACAGATGGTGGTAAAACCTGGGAACCGATGGTGGTGATAGCGCCCCGCCAGGGAATGATGCCTACCAGTAATGCCACGCCCATTGTAGATGCCAATGGTACCATTCACCTGCTGTACCAGCGCGGCTATGCCAATGCGTACTATACAAAGTCGGCCGATGATGGTAAAACCTGGAGTCCGGCTGTTGACATCACCTACGCTTTTGAAGCCTTTAAGCCGGAATACAACTGGCAGGTATTGGCGCCGGGGCCGGGTCATTCCATTCAACTGATAAATGGCCGTTTACTGGTGCCGGTATGGATCTGTGATCCCGCGAAATTAACCCCGCATAAAAGCCACTATCCTTCCCGGGTAGCTACCATTTACAGTGATGATACCGGCAGGACCTGGAAGCGTGGGGCCATCCTGCCCGATACCGGGATTAAGAATCCAAGCGAAACCATGGCCGTACAACTGGAAGATGGCCGCGTGATGTTGAACATCCGCCATTCCGGTGATAGTCACCGCCGGGGAGTCAGTTATAGTCCGGATGGCATCAGCGGGTGGACGGTACCTGTGTTGGATACTGCGCTGTATGAGCCGGTATGCATGGCTTCCATCATCCGGGTCAATGATAAAGGCAGAAGCGCCTTGCTGTTCTCCAATCCCGATACCCGGCTGGCGCCCAAACCACCGCGCAAGAACCTGACGGTAAAGCTGAGCTATGATGATGGACAGAACTGGCCCATTCAGCAAGTCATTGATACCAGCTTTGCCGGTTATTCCGATCTGGCAGTGGATAAGGAGGGCACCGTCTATTGCCTGTATGAAACAAATACTGTAGGGCAGGGATGGAATTACAGCCTGGTGCTGAAGCGGTTTACGGTGGATTGGATAAAGAAGAGGAAGAAATAA
- a CDS encoding sodium:solute symporter family transporter → MKYSLHILCCLLMVWPMRSPAQDNHPHPSFLNWSQLPALPGTPGLAGCFAGVSNGTLLVAGGANFPDGGTPWTGSAKVWHNKVYALESPTGQWKEAGMLPRSLGYGVSVTWRDGLICMGGSDVARHYADVFMLRYTNGRIQTETLPALPRPLANTSGVLIGDVIYIAGGTASPTATATESVCWSLDLSAPEQSRQWKTLPAWPGPSRMLAVAGALDGAFYLISGVELVKGKEDSTAHRVFLKDAYRYSPAKGWVRIADVPEPVAAAPSPAFTTGQSHLLVFGGDHGQYFEQNAILKEKHPGFSDKVWGYNNITNAWSVMDTVLTAKQPDAAAQPNNSVWAPVTTPAVVWNGSLVLPSGEVRPAVRTPRVLMATPVQPPGAFKLLDWIIVGIYFLLVIGISVIVSRKMESSTSDFFLGGGKIPWWAAGLSIFGSKLSALTFIAIPAKAYATDWVYLLNNIMIVAVAPLIVYFYLPYFRKMQLTSVYEYLRIRFNQRVKLLGSLTFVLFQVSRLGIVIYLPALVLSAVTGINIFVCIIGITVITTAYSVSGGIEAVVWTEVMQVVVLLGGALMALVFMANSLPGGFGQLFTEAAENNKFRMAIMKGNITEPVLWVVLVGGFLTQLVTYSSDQVVVQRYLTTPTEKEARKSIYTNALLVIPASLIFFCVGTALWVFFKHNPAALNPHGRIDDIFPWYISNQLPSGLAGLVIAGLFAATMSTISSSMNSIATVVTTDFYQYLKPASTDRQRFAFARRTTVVLGGLGFLIAIYMVYLSNASIWDQYLKIIGLFGGCLAGMFVAGIFFPRINSMGIFIGFIISAICLFFVQAANIISFFLYPAVAVLVCVLVGYVSSLIWKEKAGSLRPEV, encoded by the coding sequence ATGAAATACAGCTTACACATCTTATGCTGCCTGCTGATGGTATGGCCCATGCGATCACCGGCGCAGGATAATCATCCGCACCCTTCCTTTCTGAACTGGAGCCAGTTGCCGGCATTGCCGGGCACGCCCGGCCTGGCAGGGTGTTTTGCCGGCGTATCCAATGGAACCTTACTGGTGGCAGGCGGCGCCAACTTTCCCGATGGCGGTACGCCGTGGACAGGTAGCGCCAAAGTATGGCATAATAAAGTCTATGCACTGGAAAGCCCCACCGGTCAATGGAAAGAAGCAGGCATGCTTCCCCGGTCATTGGGTTATGGTGTATCTGTTACCTGGCGCGATGGTCTTATCTGTATGGGCGGCAGTGATGTGGCCAGGCATTATGCAGATGTGTTTATGCTGCGCTATACCAATGGCCGCATTCAGACGGAGACCTTACCGGCATTGCCCCGGCCATTGGCCAATACCAGCGGTGTGCTCATAGGCGATGTGATTTACATAGCCGGTGGTACGGCAAGCCCAACTGCTACTGCTACGGAATCGGTGTGTTGGTCGCTCGATCTGTCTGCTCCTGAACAAAGCCGGCAATGGAAAACATTGCCTGCCTGGCCGGGACCTTCCCGCATGCTGGCGGTGGCCGGAGCGCTCGACGGCGCTTTCTACCTCATCAGCGGGGTAGAGCTGGTAAAAGGAAAGGAGGACTCCACGGCTCACCGGGTATTCCTGAAAGATGCTTATCGGTATAGCCCTGCCAAAGGATGGGTACGCATTGCTGATGTACCCGAGCCGGTGGCGGCAGCACCCAGTCCGGCCTTTACTACCGGGCAGTCGCACCTGCTCGTATTTGGCGGCGATCATGGGCAGTACTTTGAACAGAATGCTATCCTGAAAGAAAAACACCCCGGCTTTTCTGATAAAGTGTGGGGATATAATAACATTACCAATGCGTGGTCGGTAATGGATACTGTGTTGACCGCTAAGCAGCCCGATGCGGCGGCGCAACCCAATAACAGTGTATGGGCGCCGGTCACCACGCCTGCCGTGGTATGGAATGGCAGCCTGGTATTGCCTTCCGGCGAAGTGCGGCCGGCTGTAAGAACGCCCCGGGTGCTCATGGCGACCCCGGTACAGCCGCCGGGCGCTTTTAAATTGCTGGACTGGATCATTGTAGGCATCTACTTCCTGCTGGTGATCGGTATCAGTGTCATCGTTTCCCGTAAGATGGAAAGCTCCACCAGCGATTTCTTCCTCGGTGGTGGTAAGATACCCTGGTGGGCGGCGGGACTCAGTATCTTTGGTTCCAAGCTCAGCGCCCTCACCTTTATTGCCATCCCCGCCAAAGCCTATGCTACCGACTGGGTATACCTGCTGAATAATATCATGATTGTGGCCGTAGCGCCCCTGATCGTTTATTTCTACCTGCCGTATTTCCGGAAGATGCAGTTGACCAGTGTATATGAATACCTGCGCATCCGCTTTAACCAACGGGTGAAATTATTGGGCAGTCTTACGTTTGTACTGTTCCAGGTAAGCCGCCTGGGTATTGTTATTTACCTGCCTGCACTGGTATTGAGTGCCGTTACCGGTATCAACATCTTTGTGTGCATCATTGGTATCACCGTTATTACTACTGCTTACAGTGTATCGGGTGGGATAGAGGCCGTGGTGTGGACAGAGGTCATGCAGGTAGTGGTACTGTTGGGCGGTGCGCTCATGGCGCTCGTCTTTATGGCCAATTCCCTGCCGGGCGGCTTTGGGCAGTTGTTTACCGAAGCAGCGGAGAACAATAAATTCCGGATGGCCATTATGAAGGGCAATATCACGGAACCGGTATTGTGGGTGGTGCTGGTGGGTGGTTTCCTCACACAGTTGGTTACCTATTCATCAGACCAGGTAGTGGTGCAGCGCTACCTCACCACGCCTACCGAAAAGGAAGCCCGCAAATCTATTTATACTAATGCGCTGCTGGTGATCCCTGCATCACTCATCTTCTTCTGTGTAGGTACGGCCTTATGGGTATTCTTCAAACATAATCCTGCGGCGCTGAATCCACATGGACGTATTGATGATATATTCCCCTGGTATATTTCCAACCAGTTGCCTTCGGGGCTGGCCGGACTGGTCATTGCCGGCCTGTTTGCCGCCACTATGTCTACCATCAGTTCCAGTATGAATTCCATTGCTACGGTAGTCACTACCGACTTTTACCAATACCTGAAACCTGCCAGCACCGACCGGCAGCGGTTTGCCTTTGCACGCCGTACCACGGTGGTATTGGGAGGGCTTGGTTTCCTCATTGCCATCTACATGGTATACCTCAGCAATGCTTCTATATGGGATCAATACCTCAAGATCATTGGTCTGTTTGGCGGTTGCCTCGCGGGCATGTTTGTGGCCGGTATCTTCTTCCCACGTATCAACAGCATGGGTATCTTTATTGGTTTTATCATCAGTGCTATCTGTCTCTTCTTTGTACAGGCGGCCAATATCATCAGCTTTTTCCTCTACCCCGCGGTAGCGGTGCTGGTGTGCGTGCTGGTGGGATATGTGAGTAGTTTGATATGGAAGGAGAAGGCTGGAAGTCTGAGGCCTGAGGTCTGA
- a CDS encoding S41 family peptidase, with product MQPIFLVLTFVIISSPLFSQKATRPVPGKAALAADLTLYQHILEKAHAGLYKYHSKQQVDSVFAHYRRQITHNTSLEQFYQYLSSILSYIGSLHDDIALPDDYLDSMNTRTAFFPYPVKVVNNKLLVNTDGQKIPAGAAILSINGLPVSSILPRLYKYYTTDGHNITGKLLGIGSRFPLFYRYEFGPVQQFRIVYQPFQASTTTTVILPAVKYKDYVLLNRKRHSLSLDTLLDDRYDFRLIDSLDAAILTVNTFALGGPKSKKHATYKQFLRQCFTTLREKNIQHLVIDIRKNGGGDDPNDLLTFSYLARQPFKENKAAFTIFQDMPYKEYYYTDDSTEIPDTEENFHLEHNQLKDGRYYQNPDYNRFWQPDSLAFKGKLYLLIGPAVASAASLFASMVKSEGYATVTGEESMGGYYGHTGHDKVAYQLPHTHINFSFSVVDLLQYVTNKSEIPFGAGIIPDKTITSSQQDFITNRDAVMEYVLGVIGATAR from the coding sequence ATGCAGCCAATTTTCCTGGTCCTTACCTTCGTTATTATTAGTTCACCGTTATTTTCCCAAAAGGCTACACGTCCTGTCCCAGGCAAAGCAGCGCTGGCAGCCGATCTTACCCTGTATCAACATATACTGGAGAAAGCCCATGCCGGTTTGTACAAATATCATTCAAAGCAACAGGTAGACAGTGTATTTGCCCATTACCGCCGGCAGATCACCCACAACACCAGCCTGGAGCAATTTTACCAATACCTTTCTTCTATCCTATCGTATATAGGCAGCCTGCACGATGATATTGCGCTGCCCGATGATTACCTGGATAGCATGAACACCCGAACCGCCTTCTTCCCCTATCCTGTGAAGGTGGTGAACAATAAGTTGCTGGTAAATACAGACGGGCAAAAGATACCGGCGGGCGCTGCCATCCTGTCCATTAATGGATTGCCTGTATCATCTATCCTGCCGCGCCTGTATAAATATTATACAACCGATGGCCACAATATAACCGGTAAGCTTTTGGGTATTGGTTCCAGGTTTCCTTTATTTTACCGGTATGAGTTTGGCCCTGTCCAACAGTTCCGGATCGTATACCAACCTTTTCAAGCGTCCACAACAACAACAGTCATACTGCCTGCAGTAAAGTACAAGGATTATGTATTGCTGAACAGGAAAAGGCATTCCCTGTCACTGGATACCCTGCTGGATGACCGGTATGATTTCCGGCTGATAGACAGTCTGGATGCAGCCATCCTCACCGTGAATACTTTCGCGCTGGGCGGCCCGAAATCGAAAAAGCATGCGACCTATAAGCAGTTCCTGCGGCAATGTTTTACCACCCTGCGGGAAAAGAATATTCAACACCTGGTGATTGACATCCGTAAGAATGGTGGCGGTGATGATCCCAATGACCTGCTTACGTTTTCTTACCTGGCCCGCCAGCCGTTTAAAGAGAACAAAGCAGCCTTTACAATATTCCAGGACATGCCTTATAAGGAATATTATTACACGGATGACAGCACGGAGATCCCTGATACGGAAGAGAACTTTCACCTGGAGCACAATCAACTAAAAGATGGCAGGTATTACCAGAACCCGGATTATAACCGCTTCTGGCAACCGGACAGCCTGGCTTTCAAAGGCAAATTGTATTTGCTCATTGGCCCGGCCGTGGCTTCTGCCGCCTCGCTTTTTGCCAGTATGGTCAAGAGTGAAGGCTATGCTACGGTGACCGGTGAAGAAAGTATGGGCGGCTATTATGGCCATACCGGGCACGACAAAGTAGCCTACCAGCTACCGCATACGCATATCAATTTTTCCTTCAGCGTGGTAGACCTGCTGCAATATGTAACCAACAAAAGCGAAATCCCCTTTGGCGCAGGCATCATTCCGGATAAGACCATTACGTCCTCCCAACAGGATTTTATTACGAACCGGGATGCGGTGATGGAGTATGTGTTGGGGGTGATTGGGGCGACAGCACGCTAA
- a CDS encoding sialidase family protein: protein MTQRQYQVPVLLKKKDNPVLRITIYNAGPKESFTEGFQLNLSGTTDLRDIKRIKLYYAGKDSSFTNLSNTGKMTLLDSKDRLGTVMWIGDDQELSIGLNVFWVSVELNDKADPLHKIFIRTEASMQRHQHPVKIPRTEVVPLRIGYALRQHNDDNVHTYRIPGLATAKDGSLLAVYDVRRESARDLQGHIDIGINRSTDGGNTWLPLQIVLDRGTWGGLPEKFNGVSDACILVDKNTGHIFIAGLWMHGVLNAQGKWIEGLNEDSTAWNHQWRDKGSQQGFEVKQTSQFLVVKSEDNGKTWSQPVNLTRMCKQEDWWLWAPAPGAGITLRDGTLVFPTQGREKGKAFSNITYSKDGGKTWTTSKPAVSISTTENMAVELSDGSIMLNMRSNKNKNDTGSTNGRAIAVTKDLGNTWIEHATSGGALPEPVCMASIIRHDYVEKGKKKSVLLFSNPDSKTVRHRMTVKVSYDDGKTWSATKKILLDEGKSRGYSCLTSIDNNTIGILYESSMADMVFQKISLKELL from the coding sequence ATGACACAACGGCAATACCAGGTGCCTGTGCTGCTTAAAAAGAAGGACAATCCGGTGCTGCGTATCACGATCTATAATGCCGGACCGAAGGAATCCTTTACAGAAGGTTTTCAACTGAACCTGTCGGGTACTACAGATCTGAGAGATATCAAACGGATAAAACTGTATTACGCGGGTAAGGACTCTTCGTTCACCAACCTCAGCAACACTGGTAAGATGACGTTGTTGGACAGCAAAGATCGCCTTGGAACTGTTATGTGGATCGGTGATGACCAGGAATTGAGTATCGGACTAAATGTTTTCTGGGTATCGGTAGAGCTAAATGACAAAGCCGATCCTTTGCATAAGATATTTATTCGTACAGAAGCTTCCATGCAGAGACATCAACATCCGGTAAAGATACCGCGGACTGAAGTCGTGCCCTTGCGCATTGGTTATGCACTTCGTCAGCACAATGATGATAACGTACATACCTACCGCATACCCGGACTGGCCACTGCCAAAGACGGTTCCCTGCTGGCTGTGTATGATGTGCGCCGCGAAAGTGCGCGCGACCTGCAGGGCCATATTGATATCGGCATCAACCGTAGCACCGATGGCGGCAACACCTGGCTGCCCCTGCAGATTGTACTGGATAGGGGTACCTGGGGCGGACTGCCGGAGAAGTTCAACGGCGTATCCGACGCCTGCATATTGGTAGATAAGAACACCGGCCATATTTTCATTGCCGGCCTGTGGATGCATGGCGTATTGAATGCACAGGGCAAATGGATAGAAGGACTGAATGAAGACAGCACGGCCTGGAATCACCAGTGGCGCGATAAAGGATCACAACAGGGTTTTGAGGTGAAGCAGACCTCCCAGTTCCTGGTCGTTAAAAGTGAGGATAATGGCAAGACCTGGAGCCAACCGGTAAACCTTACCCGGATGTGCAAACAGGAAGACTGGTGGTTATGGGCCCCCGCACCCGGTGCCGGCATTACCTTACGGGATGGCACGCTGGTATTCCCCACCCAGGGACGCGAAAAAGGGAAAGCTTTTTCCAATATCACCTATAGTAAAGATGGGGGCAAGACCTGGACTACCAGCAAACCCGCTGTAAGTATCTCTACTACGGAGAATATGGCCGTGGAGCTGTCAGACGGTAGCATCATGTTGAACATGCGCTCCAACAAGAACAAGAATGATACCGGCAGCACCAATGGCCGCGCCATTGCCGTCACCAAAGACCTTGGTAATACCTGGATTGAGCATGCTACTTCCGGCGGTGCATTGCCCGAGCCTGTTTGCATGGCCAGCATTATCCGGCACGACTATGTGGAGAAAGGAAAAAAGAAATCGGTACTGTTGTTCTCCAATCCCGATTCCAAAACCGTGCGCCACCGTATGACGGTTAAAGTGAGCTATGATGACGGGAAGACCTGGAGCGCCACTAAAAAGATATTGCTGGATGAAGGAAAGAGCCGCGGCTATTCCTGTCTTACCAGTATTGATAACAATACCATCGGCATCCTGTACGAAAGCAGCATGGCCGATATGGTGTTTCAGAAAATAAGTTTGAAAGAACTACTATAG
- a CDS encoding dihydrodipicolinate synthase family protein, which yields MLTAKTLKGNWATLLLPINKDDSIDYTRLAAEMDIMIDAMPDGIYSNGTAGELHNQTEEEFDKIQALLADKCHAEAVPFQVGVSHPSPLVSLQRIQRMVALKPAAFQVILPDWVTTGAGEQESFLQKMAAAAGDIPLVLYNPPHAKMVLQPADFNRLQQAVPSFIGVKVAGGDAAWYKAMRPYADTLSIFVPGHFLATGVQEGVASGAYSNVACISPKGAQWWWQLMQTDLARALDVQQRILQFFDSCIVPYKQAGYSNPALDKFLAAVGGWGPVGTRLRWPYKWIPEEEVAKASVVCKELLPEFFE from the coding sequence ATGCTTACAGCAAAGACACTGAAAGGCAACTGGGCCACCTTGTTACTGCCCATCAATAAAGATGACAGCATAGATTATACAAGGCTGGCAGCAGAGATGGATATTATGATAGATGCCATGCCCGATGGAATTTACTCCAATGGCACAGCCGGTGAATTGCACAATCAAACAGAAGAGGAGTTTGACAAAATACAGGCATTGCTGGCAGACAAATGTCATGCAGAGGCAGTGCCTTTCCAGGTAGGTGTCAGCCATCCTTCGCCGCTGGTATCCCTGCAACGGATACAAAGAATGGTGGCATTGAAGCCGGCTGCCTTCCAGGTGATCCTGCCCGATTGGGTGACCACCGGCGCCGGAGAGCAGGAAAGCTTTCTGCAAAAGATGGCAGCGGCAGCAGGAGATATCCCCCTGGTGCTGTACAATCCACCCCATGCCAAAATGGTACTGCAGCCGGCCGACTTCAACCGGTTACAGCAGGCCGTTCCTTCCTTCATCGGTGTTAAAGTAGCTGGTGGCGATGCTGCCTGGTACAAGGCCATGCGGCCGTATGCGGATACCCTCTCGATATTTGTGCCGGGTCATTTCCTGGCTACGGGTGTGCAGGAAGGAGTGGCGTCCGGCGCTTATTCCAATGTGGCCTGCATCAGTCCGAAGGGTGCGCAGTGGTGGTGGCAACTAATGCAAACTGATCTTGCCCGGGCACTGGATGTGCAGCAAAGGATCTTACAGTTCTTTGATAGTTGTATCGTACCTTATAAGCAGGCCGGTTATTCCAATCCGGCGCTGGATAAATTCTTAGCTGCTGTAGGCGGATGGGGCCCCGTTGGCACCCGCCTGCGCTGGCCCTATAAATGGATTCCGGAAGAAGAGGTGGCCAAAGCAAGTGTAGTGTGTAAGGAATTGTTACCTGAATTTTTTGAGTAG
- a CDS encoding RagB/SusD family nutrient uptake outer membrane protein codes for MSGVTAGVNIWTANYQGIRLANIFMANVENPESNILDEPNGAALVQQYKGEARFLRAYFYWTLMKLYGPVVLVGDKIGEVDDNYLQPRNTWTECIDYVLSEMDAAREMVPERHIVAATGADDLTQTGRINKLIIDAVKSQVTLYDASPLFNGNTAMASFQNKDGKALMNTSYDAAKWARAAATAKEAIEHAASYGKKIFKTTPVNADPFIAAFNSHRDLFLTGWADEGIWIRTVTGYQAWEVDAAPRAANGTTTNSNLTPPQEMVDHYRMYNTGKRIDEAGSGYNPTGFTATAKAGFYVANTSNMYVGREPRFYNAITFNGATVPFVARSGQTHVQFWPTGNSGNGEGSEIRYPRTGYLVRKNTNPARNLSNNSGNVVRPAMYIRLGELYLNYAEALNESSPGHEDVLTYLNAIRTRGGLRAFPADSLSQDQLREHIHQERCIELAYEGHRFYDVRRWKIANDPEGRQGGEFTGMNVLVGTSLNDPAYYERVRSSTRAWDDRFYFFPLPQSELNRNTKMVQPPGY; via the coding sequence CTGAGCGGGGTAACGGCGGGGGTAAACATATGGACAGCCAACTACCAGGGTATCCGGCTGGCCAATATTTTTATGGCCAATGTAGAGAATCCGGAATCCAATATCCTGGATGAACCCAATGGCGCCGCACTGGTGCAGCAATACAAGGGTGAGGCCCGTTTCCTGCGCGCTTATTTCTACTGGACGCTGATGAAGTTATATGGCCCCGTAGTACTGGTAGGGGATAAGATCGGTGAGGTGGATGACAATTACCTGCAACCGCGGAATACCTGGACGGAGTGTATTGATTATGTGCTGTCGGAAATGGATGCCGCCAGGGAAATGGTGCCGGAAAGGCATATTGTAGCGGCTACGGGCGCGGACGATCTTACACAAACCGGCCGCATCAATAAACTGATCATTGATGCGGTGAAATCGCAGGTTACTTTATATGATGCAAGTCCGCTCTTCAATGGCAATACAGCCATGGCCAGCTTTCAGAACAAAGATGGCAAGGCCTTGATGAATACCAGCTATGATGCTGCCAAATGGGCCAGGGCCGCCGCAACTGCCAAAGAAGCCATTGAGCATGCTGCTTCCTATGGAAAGAAGATATTTAAAACTACTCCTGTCAATGCCGATCCGTTCATAGCGGCCTTCAATTCCCATCGCGACCTGTTCCTGACCGGCTGGGCCGATGAAGGCATCTGGATACGGACGGTTACAGGTTACCAGGCATGGGAAGTAGACGCGGCTCCACGGGCTGCCAATGGTACTACTACCAACTCCAACCTGACACCGCCGCAGGAGATGGTAGACCATTACCGGATGTATAATACCGGTAAGCGTATTGATGAGGCAGGCAGTGGTTATAACCCAACTGGTTTTACGGCTACCGCCAAAGCCGGATTCTATGTAGCGAACACATCCAATATGTATGTAGGCCGTGAGCCCCGTTTTTATAACGCCATTACCTTTAATGGCGCCACAGTTCCTTTTGTGGCCAGGTCCGGACAAACCCATGTGCAATTCTGGCCAACCGGTAATTCCGGCAATGGTGAGGGCAGCGAGATAAGATATCCAAGAACGGGATACCTGGTGCGCAAGAATACCAATCCGGCCAGGAACCTCTCCAACAATTCCGGTAACGTGGTGCGCCCGGCCATGTACATCCGGTTAGGAGAATTGTATTTAAATTATGCCGAGGCGTTGAATGAATCCAGTCCCGGTCATGAGGATGTGTTGACCTACCTGAATGCCATTCGTACAAGAGGTGGTCTGCGCGCTTTTCCTGCTGACTCTTTAAGCCAGGATCAACTGCGGGAGCATATCCACCAGGAGCGGTGTATTGAATTGGCCTATGAAGGTCACCGGTTCTATGATGTACGTCGCTGGAAAATAGCCAATGATCCCGAAGGCAGGCAGGGTGGTGAGTTCACCGGTATGAATGTGTTGGTAGGTACCAGCCTGAATGATCCGGCGTATTATGAAAGGGTCAGGTCTTCCACCCGGGCATGGGACGATCGGTTTTACTTTTTCCCCCTGCCGCAAAGTGAGCTGAACCGGAACACGAAAATGGTACAGCCGCCGGGGTATTGA
- a CDS encoding dihydrodipicolinate synthase family protein — protein MMKIEGLIAATFGAFHEDGSLNLAPIPDLVEKLIKDGVAGVFICGTNGEGPNLTIEERMAVAEAYVKAVNKRILVLVHVGHTSIAESRKLAAHAASIGADAISAVAAFYFKPGSVQNLVNSMAQIAAAAPSLPFYYYHVPALTGVGMDMIDFLRLSEGVIPNLAGIKYTAATIFEYQACLNYKNGKYNILYGYDEMLLSALAVGAGGAIGSTYTFAAPLYLKVIELFRQGNQPAAQQLQLKLVEMVRCLLKYSPIPAQKAIMEMLGYSLGPCRLPLVSLTKQEAAALKVSLQEVGFFEELDKHYAKKLSAVDAK, from the coding sequence ATGATGAAAATTGAAGGATTGATCGCAGCGACGTTCGGTGCGTTTCATGAAGATGGATCATTAAACCTTGCCCCGATCCCCGACCTTGTTGAAAAACTGATTAAGGATGGTGTAGCCGGTGTATTTATTTGTGGCACCAATGGTGAAGGCCCCAATCTTACCATTGAAGAACGCATGGCCGTAGCAGAAGCCTATGTAAAAGCCGTTAATAAACGCATCCTGGTGCTGGTGCATGTAGGACATACCTCCATTGCAGAATCCCGTAAGCTGGCTGCCCATGCTGCCAGTATAGGCGCCGATGCTATTTCGGCAGTGGCGGCGTTCTACTTTAAGCCGGGCTCTGTGCAAAACCTGGTGAACAGTATGGCGCAGATAGCTGCTGCAGCGCCTTCTTTGCCTTTCTACTATTACCATGTGCCCGCCCTCACCGGCGTAGGCATGGATATGATTGATTTCCTTCGCCTGAGTGAAGGAGTAATACCCAACCTGGCAGGTATCAAATACACAGCCGCTACCATTTTTGAATACCAGGCCTGCCTTAACTACAAGAATGGCAAATACAATATCCTGTATGGCTATGATGAAATGCTGTTGAGTGCATTGGCTGTAGGGGCCGGTGGCGCTATCGGCAGTACCTATACTTTTGCAGCGCCCTTGTATTTAAAGGTGATCGAATTGTTCCGGCAAGGCAATCAGCCGGCAGCGCAACAACTGCAACTGAAACTGGTGGAAATGGTGCGTTGCCTCCTGAAATATTCACCCATCCCGGCCCAGAAAGCCATTATGGAAATGCTGGGTTATTCACTGGGTCCCTGCCGTCTTCCCCTGGTAAGCCTTACCAAACAGGAAGCGGCAGCATTGAAAGTTTCCCTGCAGGAAGTGGGCTTCTTTGAAGAACTGGATAAACATTATGCGAAGAAATTAAGTGCTGTTGACGCTAAATAG